DNA sequence from the Pirellulales bacterium genome:
AGCAGATTTTCCACCAACAATCGAGACGCTCACCCGGATGTGCGGTTGGCAGGCGGCTGCCGGGAAGGAAAACTTCGGAGTGAGACTCGGCCGGTATGCCCAAGCCGTTGTCGTGGATCGTGATTTCGGCCAGTCGTGCCCCGTCGGTTCCTAGCCGGCGCCGGTGCGAGATCGTGATTCGAGGATCGCGCGGATCGCAGCCGTGCTTGACCGCGTTGCGGACGAGATTCGTAAGCACTTGCTTGGCGCGAGCTGTGTTGCACCAGACTGCCGGAAAGTCCGGAGCGACCTCGGCTTGCACTCCGCGCTCCGCCAACGGCTCGCGCAGCTCGAACAGCACGTCGGCCAGTACCTTCGACAACTCAACCCGCTCAGGGTCCATCTGCACGCTGCCAGTTCGGGCGAGCGTTGCCAGATCGCCGAGGAATCGCTTTGCTTCCCTCATACAAACCTCGACGTGCGCCACTCGCTCGGCAATAGCCTTGACCGCCGAATCGGCCTGTGCGCGAGTCTGCTTCCGCCGGCGATCGCTCAACATCTGCTTGAGCTGGCCGAATGAATTGTCGAGCAGCATGAAGATCGCCGTCATGTCGTGCGATAGCGATCGCACCGGATGATCGGTCTGGCGATCGGCTTTCGCCGGTTGATCGCGACGCTCCTGGAGCGCGACCGATCCGCCGCGGTCAAAACCGCCGCGCGGTCGCGAATGCGGGCCTTTGATCGGCGGATTGGGCATGGAGCGGGACAGAGTTGGAGATTTGTGAGTCGGCGCTATCGGGCACGGTCGGTTGTTCAACCGAAGTCGATCCGCTATGATCGAAATGTGCCGCCTGCAAATCTACCACATGTTTTGCAGACTACGCATTTTGCCCATATAAACACGTTCCCGGCTGCCGAAGAATCACCAAAGCCATTGAGTCGCGCGCTTTTTGCCGCCGGGTCATCCGTCACCCTGTCATCTTTTCACTCTGTCATGCCTCGTTGGAACTTCCGGCTAGCCTTCTCGCCGCTTATCCTGCTCTGCGTCATCATCGCCGGTTGCAAAGACCAGGACGATGCGACCGACAATATCGACCAACCGCCGGCATTGATCGCTCCCGACGCCCTGCGCGCTCGGATCGACGACGCCATCAAATACACGCTGAACCAGCGGCTAATGAACACCCGCGATCAAGCGGCATGGCAGATCGTCCACGGCCTAGAGGCGTTTGGCCGCGACTTGAAGATTGAGGCCGACGGCGAAACGGTCGGCGCGCTCGATTATCTGTTCCAAGGGAATCCGCTCAAGGGCTGGCTGCTTCGACCCGGCGACAAGTTCCCCGATGGCAGCACCGGGATCATCGCCGTCTTGGAACCGGGGAGCAAGACGGGAGAGGGGCATCCCGACCAGTGGCTCGGTTATCTTTCGCAGTGCGGCGTGCAGCTCGATGATCCGCTGGTGGTGGGCGGAACGACCCATCATGTCCGCGATCTGCTGAACCAAGCCAAATGGGACATCTACGATGGGATGGAAGCAAGCTGGACGCTCATGGCGGCAACCACCTTTCTGCCGCTCGATGAAAAATGGAAGGCCAAGGATGGCCAAGAGTGGTCGATCGAGCGCATCGTGAAGATGGAAGCCGCCCAACCGCTTGGGAGCGGCGGCTGTTACGGCAGCCATCGGCTCTACGCCTTGTCGTTGGCGGTGAATCGCTGTCTCAAGGAGACGGGCAAGCGGCCGGACCAATTGAACGGCGCTTGGCTCGCGGCGCAGGAACGCATCACGCTGGCGATCGAGCGCGTCAAGGAATACAAACTTCCGGATGGTACACTATCCACGGCATTCTTCACTCGTCCCGTTTATATCAGTGATATCGGATCGCGGCTCTATGCGGCCGGACACACCCTCGAATTCCTCGACGTGGCCTTGAGCCGTGACGAGTTGGCGGATGATTGGATGGTGCAAGTGGTGAACCGCCTGTGCGATCTGCTGGATCAGACTCGCGACATGAATCCAGAATGCGGCATGCTCTACCACGCTTCGCACGGGCTGATGCTCTATCGCAACGCCCGCTGGGGCGCGCCGGTCAAGTAGCCGGGGGGCGCGCTATCCATGTCGGCGATTCTTCTGGCACTCGCTTTGCAGTTGACCCGGAAGTAAGCTGAAGTGAGGCTCTCCGCCGTCCGCAAATTGCCCGCGCCATGTCGAAAAACGGCAAACAATCCGCTCCCGATCCTGAAGCCGAATTCCTGGCCGAGCAATCCAAGCTGGCCAAGCGTGCGATCGGCCATGTTTTCGGCGAAATGAAGGAGAATCTTCTCCATTCGGCCGACGTTCGGGCTTGGGCCGTCCGCTACCCGCTGCCGACGGTCGCGGCCGCCGCCGCGGCCGGCGTCGGGACAGGAATCGCCGTGCGGTCGGCGTTAAGCGGCAAACGCGATGAACCGGATGGTGCGGCCGATTCGAATCCGGCCGAGCGCGCTGTCCCCGAGGCCGACTCGACTGACACTTCAGCGAAGGCGGCCGGAACCGTGGCGAGCGGCCTTCGATGGGTCGCGGCCGGTCTCGCCAGCGCCGCCGCTGAAGCCCTCTTCGCCGCCGCGCGCTCGCAGATCGAAGCCGCGTTCAGTCCTCCTCATGACAGGAACGGGGAGGCGGAACAATAGTCGTCCGCTTTGAGCGGATTGTTGACTTTCTACATCAACGATTGCGGGACCGTGGCGACAATTCGAGAGATACTTGAAGAATTCTCGGACACGCGGCATTCCTCAAAGGAGGCGACGGAACTCAGCGTTCGTCAGTCCCGCGTCGCGCACGATGTTTCCCATCGTGATCGCGTTAACAGGATTGTGGCGGGGAATCGTGAGAATCCGCGTGCCATCTGTCATAACGACGTGTTTGCTTTGGCGGGCAACTCGGAAGCCAGCTTTCTCTAATGCCCGAACGGCGTCGAGGTGCTTGACGCCTGGCAGCTTGGGTATTGCTAGACCTCGACCTGAACCTGCCTGACACCGGACGACTTCGCCAAATCGGTGACGACATCAAGATACTCTCGGATGGCGTCGGTTATATTCGCGAGTGCCTCCGCCTCCGTGGCTCCCTGTGAGTGACAACCCGGGAGGCCGGGCACCGAGACAGCGAACCCCTCGTCCGATTCTTCAAGATTGACGGCGTATTTCATGTGATTCGCAAATCCAATCGAGTACGCGACAAGGCAACTACTTCCTAATTGTCGTCACTTATGCTACTCACGGCAAGCATCCAGCGACGGTTCTTAAGCGCAAACCCTCCAACCCGGCAACAACCGCGCAAACGGTATAAGTTCAAGCTGGTTGAAGTCTCATTGCGCGCGGTTCGATAAGATGGGATGACTGGATCGAGCGGCTTGCTCACGCCGGCTTGCGATCGCTGCGTACGACTCCAAGGGCTTCCCAACATGGAATTCAATCGCAATCAGTTCCTGATGTTTGGGGTGATCGTGCTGCTCTTGGGAATTCAATTCCGCACGTTCGATTCGTTCACACTGAGCGAAAAGGCGACTAAGTTCATCGCGACCCGAATGCAGGAGGCCGGGTCGGCGGCGGCCCCCGCGGTCCCACTGGCCGGCCCGCTGCCGCGCAAGGTGTTGCGGCCGCCGCAATGGCTGGGCTGGTCGCTGATCTCGGTGGGCTCCGTGTTGATCCTGCACAGCTTCGGGATGAAGAAGCCCGGAGGATAGCGGCAGTTGACGGCAGGTACGGCTTCGGGCGCGGCGGTTTCGCCGCAGTTCCTCGCCGAACGTTGGCTACTGTTGTCTGCTATCCAACCGCTCGATCGGCAGGAACCGGCTGCCGGTCGTTTGCTGGGCGTGGTCGCGCACGGAACTGTACGGACGAACGCGGACCATCGCCTGGCTGGCTTCGAAAACTCCCTGGCCTGGAACGCTCAGGCGGGCATGCACCAAGCCGTGCGGGTCGAGATCGAACGTCAAATCGGGATGCACGGCTTGAAACGGGAACTGATAGACGGCTCCGGACGGACCGAAATCGGCCGAATGCACCGCCGCCACCCAGCGACCTAAGCAGGGAAAGCCGTTTCCCTCGGTGACCACGGTGAATCGCTGTCCGATCAGCTCGACCTCCAAAGTGCCTTCCGCT
Encoded proteins:
- a CDS encoding HAMP domain-containing sensor histidine kinase — translated: MPNPPIKGPHSRPRGGFDRGGSVALQERRDQPAKADRQTDHPVRSLSHDMTAIFMLLDNSFGQLKQMLSDRRRKQTRAQADSAVKAIAERVAHVEVCMREAKRFLGDLATLARTGSVQMDPERVELSKVLADVLFELREPLAERGVQAEVAPDFPAVWCNTARAKQVLTNLVRNAVKHGCDPRDPRITISHRRRLGTDGARLAEITIHDNGLGIPAESHSEVFLPGSRLPTAHPGERLDCWWKICSVGRSVAEGGCPRNVILN
- a CDS encoding type II toxin-antitoxin system HicB family antitoxin; protein product: MKYAVNLEESDEGFAVSVPGLPGCHSQGATEAEALANITDAIREYLDVVTDLAKSSGVRQVQVEV